Proteins from a genomic interval of Microbacterium esteraromaticum:
- a CDS encoding response regulator transcription factor yields MASILIADDEPRISGFIDKGLRAAGFATRVAATGPDALALALTDEFDLLVLDVNLPGFDGFHVLEQLRGSGSTLPVIMLTARVELHDTIAGLEGGADDYLGKPFRFDELLARIRLRMRRDAPGASLDLSHGELHLDVRSRRARIGEHDVELSAREFALAEELVRHAGQVLSREQLLSRVWGYDFDPGSNVADVYIGYLRQKLGSDLIETVRGVGYRLV; encoded by the coding sequence ATGGCATCCATCCTCATCGCCGACGATGAACCCCGCATCTCGGGGTTCATCGACAAGGGATTGCGCGCGGCGGGGTTCGCCACCCGGGTTGCCGCGACCGGCCCCGACGCGCTCGCGTTGGCACTCACCGACGAGTTCGACCTTCTCGTGCTCGATGTGAACCTGCCCGGTTTCGACGGCTTTCACGTTCTGGAGCAGCTACGCGGTTCGGGCTCGACCCTGCCCGTGATCATGCTCACCGCCCGCGTCGAGTTGCACGACACGATCGCGGGTCTGGAGGGTGGCGCCGATGACTACCTCGGCAAGCCGTTCCGTTTCGACGAGCTACTCGCTCGCATTCGCCTGCGCATGCGGCGGGACGCGCCGGGTGCATCGCTGGATCTCAGCCACGGCGAACTCCACCTGGATGTGCGCAGCAGACGCGCCCGTATCGGTGAGCACGATGTCGAGCTGTCGGCCCGCGAGTTCGCCCTGGCCGAAGAGCTAGTGCGACACGCTGGACAGGTGCTCAGCCGTGAGCAGCTGCTCAGTCGCGTGTGGGGCTACGACTTCGATCCGGGGTCGAACGTCGCCGACGTGTACATCGGATATCTGCGTCAGAAGCTCGGG